The Helicobacter cetorum MIT 00-7128 region ACTATTAAAATCACTCTCTTCTATTTTTTCTTTTAGATTCTCATATAAATCGCTTGTTAAACTAAAAAGTGCTGGAGCAATTTCTAGCTCTAGCAATTCTTCGCCCACACTCATTTGCGTTATAGGGTCAAATTCCTTAATGCTCTCACAAAGAGTATCAAAAAAGCTTAAGCGATACGCCTTAGAACCCGGAATATAAATATCTACAATATCTCCCCTAAAGCTTGCCTCCCCTTCTACTTCTACCAAGTCTAAAATTTCATAGCCGTAGTAAAAAAGCTTGTCTTTTAAATCTTTTAAATCATAATTTTCTGTAAGAGTGATTTTAAAACTTTCTAAAAGCTCTTTTTTGGGCAAAGGGTGTAATAACGCAGAAATAGGGGCAATAATTATGGCTTCTTGATTGTTTTCTAAGGCTTGATAGAACTCTCTTAAGGCACTTAAAAGCCCCATAAACTCTTCATAAAACGAACGTAGGTCATCGCCTTTTTTAGCCCTAAATTCAGGGAAAAAAATAACTTTAGCATTAGGTCTAAAATAGGAAAAAACCTCTCTAGCAAGCTCGGCCTCTTTAAAGTCCTTGCAAGCAACAATACTCTCTTCAAAGCCTTTGTTTAAGGCATAATAAAGACTAGATTGAATCATTCCTTAATTAGAGCTATCTTTCTCTTTCTTATCGCTAATAAGCATTTTGCCCCCATTTATGCCTTTTGGGCGACTCTCTCCTACCAAGATACCTTTTCTCTCAATCACTAACTCTTGGCTAGAAACTTTACCATCAATATGTCCTAAAGGCATAATCTCTACAATTTCAGCCTCTATTACACCATTAAATTTTCCACTAACCACTAATTTATTGGCATAAATTTCACCCACTATTACACCGGTTTGTCCAATAACTACCGTGCTAGAAGATTCTACCTTACCCTCTAATTCACCATCTACATGTAAATGGCAATTTAAGTGCAACTCACCCTTTATTTTGGTGCCTTGAGCGATAATGGTCGCTGGTCCTGCTTTTGTATTAACTGGTTTATTATTGTTATCAAAGATTGCCATGCAATACTCCTTTCTTTAGTAAAAATATCTTCAAAGTCTTTCATGTTCCACTTGGTAAAATTCATAGGATTGATAGGCTGGTTTAAGAAACGCACCTCATAGTGCAAATGCGGTCCTGTGCTCATTCCTGTGCTACCACTATAGCCTACAATTTGTCCTTTTTTAACAAATTCACCCGTTTTTACCACAATTTTATTCAAATGCGCATAATAAGTCTTAAAGCCAAAGGGGTGGAATATCTTAATTAAATTCCCATAACCCCCATTCCACCCCATACTAGCTAGTCCTGCCACTCCACTCGCACTCGCATATACAGGAGTGTTTATAGCTGTGCTTAAATCTAAACCTGTATGATTATGCAATACATGCAAAATGGGATGAATGCGCTTGCTAAAGGCTGCTGAAACACGCCGATAAGATTCCAAAGGATAATCATTAGGAATAAGGCGCATGATAAAACCTTTTTGTAATCCTGTAATACCTGCTAAATCCAAGCGACTAGAAAAATCACTCTCTTCTTGCTCTTCAGGCTTACTTACCCCCACCACATCTTCTAAATCATTAATGCGTTCACCTGAAAGTTGCAAATCTTCTAAAAATTCGTCCATTTTTAAAGAAAGTTTTTCGTTAGTTTGCTTTTTTTTCTCAAATTCTTCCGTGATTAAGGCATGCTGTTTGCCAATATTTTCAATCTCTTTGTCAAACACCCACAATGAAGTCCCCAAAAAGAGCAAAGAACCCACAATGCTTAAAAGCACATACAAACAGACTTGGCGAAATACCATATGCACATTGATATAACGACTCCCTTTAGAATCCGTAATCATTACAATCAAGCGTCTGTCTAAAAACATGAAAGAATTTCCTTTACCTTATCTCTCCAAAAAAAGAGCATCTTTACCGACATGCTCTTGAAGTTGGGCAATATCTTCTAACACCCAAAAGAGATTTTTCCACTCTATAAATTGACTTTCTAAAAATACGCTTTGAAAATTTTCAAAATTCCATTCCAAGAAAGCATCACTATTTAGAATTTTACCCAAAAATCGCACTTCATAATGCAATTTTTCACCATCGCTATTCCCACTCTTCCCACTATAGCCAATGAGTTGCCCCTTATGCACAAACGCCCTATAGCGCACTACAATATGGTCTAAATGCGCATATACCGAGCTAAAACCAAAAGCATGGTCAATGCGCACCACATTCCCATAACCTACAGAAGAATTGGT contains the following coding sequences:
- a CDS encoding M23 family metallopeptidase → MFLDRRLIVMITDSKGSRYINVHMVFRQVCLYVLLSIVGSLLFLGTSLWVFDKEIENIGKQHALITEEFEKKKQTNEKLSLKMDEFLEDLQLSGERINDLEDVVGVSKPEEQEESDFSSRLDLAGITGLQKGFIMRLIPNDYPLESYRRVSAAFSKRIHPILHVLHNHTGLDLSTAINTPVYASASGVAGLASMGWNGGYGNLIKIFHPFGFKTYYAHLNKIVVKTGEFVKKGQIVGYSGSTGMSTGPHLHYEVRFLNQPINPMNFTKWNMKDFEDIFTKERSIAWQSLITIINQLIQKQDQRPLSLKAPK
- a CDS encoding bactofilin family protein codes for the protein MAIFDNNNKPVNTKAGPATIIAQGTKIKGELHLNCHLHVDGELEGKVESSSTVVIGQTGVIVGEIYANKLVVSGKFNGVIEAEIVEIMPLGHIDGKVSSQELVIERKGILVGESRPKGINGGKMLISDKKEKDSSN